The DNA sequence TTTCTCAGAGTACTGAGTATTTGTACTCTGTAAATGTACTCTCTTATAACTATTTATCCAAGTACATAAGTATGCACCAAACACAATGAGAGAATCACTTGTGCCAAATTCACAGTGTACAACAAACATATCAAAGTGAATgatcacaaaaacatttaaagtagGCTCAGTAATGATTATATCAAGATTCTGTCTACATTGGTCAAGCAGCTCATAATAAGGCTTACATTTTATACAAGCTGTTCAAATATAGCGGGATTAGAGGTGTAAATGCATAGCATTTTATAATACATGTACTGGTAAAGAAAAGTTGTAGGTTagataaaatatattaacaatTCTTCTTATACACAATAGCTATTCTTACTTTGAATTTCAGAGAAAGGTTTCAGCATTCCTGCATGTCAGGAGACATTTATTTGTCCTTCAGCTCCCAGCTGTGTGTCAGTATATGAGATTGGATCTGAAAATACTATAAACAAACACGTGCCCAGAaagattttctgaaattaattatcatttctttgtttctgcaGACTCTTCTCCATGAAATGATTCATGCGCTCCTGTTTGTGACCCAGAACAACCGAGACCGCGACGGTCATGGACCCGAGTTCTGCAAACACATGAACCGGATCAACAAGAGCAGTGGGACTAGTATTTCTGTAAGTGTATCTTCTGTTACAGTTTTAAGCATTTAGCTAATATCACAGCAACTTACAGCGATCTGAACAATAAAACAACCCTCTCAACCTTCTGTCTTCCCTTTATCTTCTTGTCAGGTTTACCACAGCTTCCACGATGAGGTCGATGTGTACCGACAGCACTGGTGGCGATGCAATGGGCCCTGTCAGAACCGCAAACCCTATTTTGGCTATGTGAAGAGGGCCATGAATCGGGCGCCGTCTTCTCTGGATCCCTGGTGGGAGGACCACCGGAGGACGTGTGGTGGGACCTACACCAAGGTCAAGGAGCCTGAAGGAtatggaaaaaaaggaaagaaggatggaaaaaaagatggaaaaaccTCAGAGAAGAAGCCCTCTGCAACTGGAAAGCCTTCAAGTACAACTACAGGTAATAACCTGAACCTCCTCTGTGTATTCAGTTGTAATAGCTTGTCTGTTTTCCAAATATTGTCAGCAATGTGCTACTCACATTGGTAGGAATTTTTTCCTTCCCTTGGTGACAAATACATTGCGTTTCCTGTAaatgcttcacaataaaagccgcCCCATGTTTCGCTAGGCTGCTTTTAATGTAAACTAGCAGCAGAAGGACATGTTCGCATTAGCGGCGACTTAATACAGCTCTGATTCTGCTGCAGAatgaacagtaaacagtgagacaaaattaaaatagtAAGGCTGGATTACAAGCTTGTATCATTTCCTCTGAATCCCTCGTGCAGGTGATGGTAATTTGAATCCTGTTTGGGAGTGGCTGACCCCGccactaacaatgaaaacaacagggAGTTGATTACTGTATTATATTCTGTATTGTGTGTATAGCACCAGAACTTTTATGTCCTCATTTGTTTTATCATGTCTTTATGTTTTTGATGCTAAAATAATTTCCTCTTgtgggacaataaagatctCAAGTGAATCTGAATCactaaatataaacacattgaATGGCTATTGGAGAAAAAATGTTGTGTAAATACTAACAAAAGTGGGATTTGATTTCATGAACatcttaaggattataacttaaAGCAGATTGAATGAAGTTTCACTTCATGCTTTAAAGACTGTTGAGGAAAATCCTTTCACAGCCTATTACAGTCATTTCTCTGCACAGACATCTCAAAGAAAATCTCATTTCTACCTTTTCCTCTCACAGGCTCTGGATTACAGGATATAAGAAACATTATCCCATTTAGTGGCAAAGGCTTCCTACTAGGAGGAAAGTCCTCCACGTCCAACAAACCTCCAGTGCCTGCTGTGAAAACATCCTCATCCAGCTCCATCTCCTCTCCCACGAAACTCTTCACCCCTTCATCCCCAGCTAAAAGTCTCAGTTCTCCTGTTCGCTCTGACAACCCAACTAAAGGGATCTCCAGCACCTTTCCCTCCATCAGACCAGCAGCCTCCATGGGGCAGAAGCCACCCATAAAGAGGTCTGTCAGTAACACGAAGGTGTTTGTCAACATCAACGGCTCACCGGTGAAAATCCCAAAACCCCACGTCAGTGGCAGCAGTAGAAGTAGCAGCCAAGGAACAGATAAAACCAAACAGAAGTCCATTGATGACCTTTTCAACAGTGCAGGCCTCAGGAAGTCCATGAGTCAATCCTCCATCTCAACCACGGAGACTAAAAGAGATTCACTGACATCACCAAAGACTACTATGGGTGCTACCTCTACCTCTTCCTTCTTCCCTAAACAGTCTTCCTCTCCCAGCACATCCAAGCCTAGTCCTAGCAAATCCAACCATTCCAAACATCCATCTGTCATTCCAACCAAAGGCAGCCCTGCCAAACCAACACAGTCCAAGTATTTCCATGATTCTAACAGTGAGAGTACACCAGGAGCTGCCGGTGGGGGTCAAGCATCGAGGAAGAGGCCGTGGGACGAGCGCAACAGCTCAGCCAGCATCTTCGACTTCTTCCAGAAGACATTAGGCAGCGATTCAGTGGCCTCAAGGGAGTCAGTTAAGACAAAATCACCTGCAATGCAGCAAAGAactgtcactgctgctgccacctcctccctccacagtgttacctcctcctcctcctcatcctcctctgtgGTGATGATGGTCAGCTGTCCTGTGTGCCAAGCAAAGGTGCAGGAGTCAAAGATCAATGAGCATCTTGATTCCTGCCTCTCCTGAATGAGGAGGAGCAGATTGCGAGAACAACTGATAAAAGGGATgttgcaataaaaaacaatttccaAAAGGTCAGGACAAGTTTCAGGGAGTTTGCTGTGTTGAGTTTTAGTATTTTGATCTGACTTTGCACTAAATCTCCTTTTTAGTCTCTCGCTTAAATTTTTCAATCACTGTGGgcttgaaaagaaaagttttactTCCAGATTGGTTTGTTTTCTTGGAGGTTGTCCTCTTGTAATAATGATGACTCTTTTGTCACTGGTGCCTGTTTGCCTGTTTGTGCCTTAGTATACCAGGGAACAGCCAGGCTCTACTGATAATGTAAGATAACAGATCAGTTCTGTTCAAAACCTCCTCAACTGTTTTACCACCAATTGTGGTTTAAATTTAGAAGCTGCTGTGTTATGTGTGTAGAAAAGTTACTTTAGCCTCCGCTGGGGGGCGGATGGGTTGTGCAGTTCCTGCAGTCAGATGTATCCTCCACTTCAGATCTGCATTTACCGTCCTTCAGACAGCAGGAGACACTGGCTGACCTCTGCTGATCTGCTGGAGTCAGGTTTCAGGCTTGCCAGCTATTTATTTCTGCACGTCTTCACATTTACACTGCACCCAAATACAGGGTCAGGCAGTGCAGGGGTATCTGATTGTTCTTTAAGCTAAGTAATTCAGTAAATATGCTGGTACTACTATTGAATTTCATCAATCAGATCTACAGAAGACAAAAATGGAGGATGCTTTTATTGACATTTGGGGGTAAAGAGGGTGAAATGTTAATTTTACTGCTAAAAGAactttgtatgtgtatgttccatttgtatgtgtttttgttctgaagGAAATTGCTAAATATGTTTAGGTTATATTACCAAATAAACAGATTGACTGTTGTATTTTCCTGGATTTTTTGTTTGGAGTGTAATTCATGCCAGTATCTAACAATTAATCATCATCTAATGAGAGAAACTCAAACTgctgaaataataaatgacCACAGCAGTTGATGAAATATGTAtatcatcattttataaatattcaCAACAAATCCATTAACAAATAGTGCAGgtaattaaaaaattataaacagACAAGTCAAATCATCAAAGATTAACTGTCAAATAATGAATGCAGGGGGAGAATAATAACCAGTAATAACATAAAGTCCAAAAGAGAACTTCCACACAAATGATCAGTATCAGTAAGAATCAGTATTTCTTGGgggcttttaatatgaaaagcAGTATTCATTAATCAATGTGGTGGTTCGTTACTTCAAGCAGCTTTAACCACCTGCTCTCATCACAAGGTAAAAAACGAGACCACTGTGAGGAACCTAAAAGTTCCAACTGTTAATAGTGAATGGAGACGTACTGCAGACAGGGAAGGGAAAGCCGACTGATAGTAGGCGTGACAGAGCTGGTGGGGGGAGCAGAAGGAGGGCGACGAGGGTGAGGGCAGAGGTCATACAACGCAAAGCCAGCTGCCGATCAGGACTACGCCCTCCTGTCACTGCAGGATAGGTTGGAGCAAAGCCAGAGGCAGTGATAAAGCATATCAGcatacacacatttcattttaatgaccgaagtctgctgctgctgctgctgctgctgctgtcacacacaTCTTTGATTACCATATAGCTGCACACGCATCACCCTTTGAAGTGAAAAATAGATCAGGGAAAGAAAGCATGGATTTTCTCTGATGCTTCAGGTAATGAAATTCGAtggttaaagtaaaataaaagaaacatttcctACAGGTTcagttgtgttattttgttattgattgcTTGAATGAGTCGTATTTCTGACTTCTGCATTCGGGAGTAACAGTTTACAAGAAGCACTAGAAGGCACAACAAATCATATTTCCTACTTCTTCACAAATCAGgtaaaatttgtttaaaatgaccTATCAGGTGAAGTTCATTTTCATCTGATGCAACCCAAAAGTTGGTAAAAAAGTGAGTACAAGTGACTGCCAGTGCGAGATCTTCTCTCTCAGTCAAGAGTTTATGACCTTATACACCTGTTTATAAGACTAAATGGTGTGTGAAAACTGTTTTGAAGTTGAAGGTTATACGCTCGGAAATAGCTCAGAAATGAGGGACACTTGAAGTCTCACAGGAATTACTTGTTGTTTCCTGTCGCATAGAAGAAACTGTTGTACTCACATACTGGCTCCAGAAAAGGGAAAATGTAAGGTAAATGTAGGTCCTTAAACTGTCAGCATGGCACCTGAAAGCACCAtcgatgtgtttttattgtatttttaatgtagAAATGGCTTCCACATATCCACATTGATTTTCAGTCTTACAATTACCTCACAGTTACATACCTCAGTGTAATTCCTGTCCTATGTTTGACTCAGGAATTCGTCATCCTCATCCCCTTCCGAGGCCCCTGAGCAGAAGGAAACTCATGCCATTTACAGCAGCTGTTCTTAGTAACTATTCCTCTTCCCTGACCTGCTGCACGTTTTAGGAAGCTGAcctcctccaaacacacacatatgcacaccctccctccttcctttcaGGACCTATtgtctctctctgacagtgATGTGTCCCAGAAAAGCTCCAAGTTCAATGCACTGTTGTTCTGTTGGTTGTTGCAGCAGCTAAATGAGACTGAAAGCAAACTGTCTGGTAGAGGTTCCAGTTCTTTGTCTGCTAAGATCATtaatatatgttttaatatatatagTAGTCATATTTTGCTGCTTTCACCACTTATATGCTAACTGACTTTTCAACTGcattcctttctttctcttcgaCTGACATTTCAGCTCCTTTCAGTAGTGGACTTGCACTTCAAACCCTTTCCGGTCTCAGATCTTCACCTGTGAATAACAACAAAAGAACT is a window from the Thunnus thynnus chromosome 18, fThuThy2.1, whole genome shotgun sequence genome containing:
- the sprtn gene encoding DNA-dependent metalloprotease SPRTN, producing the protein MDEDFLLAIQLQEQFDDEYEKSIFSSVGSEDNGFGQSSKKRKVEVAGGSSDVVPYWKPTVQPERPLSIVDESWEMLDPNPDVRAMFLEFNDMFFWGKLSGVEVKWSPRMTLCAGVCSYEGRGGLCSIRLSEPLLKLRPRKDLVETLLHEMIHALLFVTQNNRDRDGHGPEFCKHMNRINKSSGTSISVYHSFHDEVDVYRQHWWRCNGPCQNRKPYFGYVKRAMNRAPSSLDPWWEDHRRTCGGTYTKVKEPEGYGKKGKKDGKKDGKTSEKKPSATGKPSSTTTGSGLQDIRNIIPFSGKGFLLGGKSSTSNKPPVPAVKTSSSSSISSPTKLFTPSSPAKSLSSPVRSDNPTKGISSTFPSIRPAASMGQKPPIKRSVSNTKVFVNINGSPVKIPKPHVSGSSRSSSQGTDKTKQKSIDDLFNSAGLRKSMSQSSISTTETKRDSLTSPKTTMGATSTSSFFPKQSSSPSTSKPSPSKSNHSKHPSVIPTKGSPAKPTQSKYFHDSNSESTPGAAGGGQASRKRPWDERNSSASIFDFFQKTLGSDSVASRESVKTKSPAMQQRTVTAAATSSLHSVTSSSSSSSSVVMMVSCPVCQAKVQESKINEHLDSCLS